One Pseudodesulfovibrio senegalensis DNA segment encodes these proteins:
- the infC gene encoding translation initiation factor IF-3 — protein sequence MAFRRHDRSRGRRDDGVRRNERIRVPKVRVVDDNGEQLGVLDTREAFRIAQEKGLDLVEVAANADPPVCKIMDYGKFKYQQKKRQQEAKKNQTVIQIKEVKFRPKTDDHDYQTKLKHIYRFLEGGDRCKVTVFFRGREIVHKDRGLMVLERVQEDTKEIAKVESRPTSEGRTMTMMLSPVKKA from the coding sequence ATAGCTTTTCGACGACATGACCGCTCCCGCGGACGGCGGGATGACGGCGTTCGACGCAACGAACGGATCAGAGTTCCTAAGGTAAGGGTTGTTGACGACAACGGTGAACAGTTGGGCGTTCTGGACACTCGCGAAGCTTTTCGTATTGCCCAGGAAAAAGGCCTTGACCTTGTCGAGGTCGCTGCCAATGCCGATCCGCCCGTTTGCAAGATCATGGATTACGGCAAGTTCAAGTATCAGCAGAAAAAGCGCCAGCAAGAGGCGAAAAAGAACCAAACCGTAATTCAGATCAAGGAAGTCAAGTTCCGTCCCAAGACGGACGATCATGACTACCAAACGAAGCTCAAGCATATTTACAGGTTCCTTGAGGGCGGAGACCGCTGCAAGGTTACTGTATTTTTCCGCGGACGGGAGATCGTGCACAAGGACCGTGGGCTCATGGTTCTTGAACGAGTTCAGGAAGATACAAAGGAAATCGCCAAGGTAGAGAGCAGGCCCACGAGTGAGGGACGCACCATGACCATGATGCTTTCCCCGGTCAAGAAGGCCTGA
- the rpmI gene encoding 50S ribosomal protein L35 encodes MPKIKTRRCAAKRFATTGSGKFKRRRKNLRHILTKKNAKRKRRLGQATTVDKTNEKAVRRMLPYA; translated from the coding sequence ATGCCCAAGATTAAGACGAGAAGGTGTGCCGCAAAGCGTTTTGCGACCACCGGAAGCGGCAAATTCAAGCGCCGCAGGAAAAACCTCAGGCATATCCTGACCAAGAAGAATGCCAAGAGAAAGCGTCGTCTGGGCCAGGCAACAACCGTGGACAAGACCAACGAAAAGGCTGTCCGCCGGATGCTGCCGTACGCCTAG
- the rplT gene encoding 50S ribosomal protein L20: protein MRVKRGVTARRRHKKYLKLAKGYRGAGSRLYRTARERVEKALCKAYRDRKRKKREFRKLWIMRINAAARIHGLSYSRFMNGLSKAGIELNRKVLADMAVRDKDAFAKIAEAAKVQVG, encoded by the coding sequence ATGAGAGTCAAACGTGGAGTGACCGCCCGCAGGCGTCACAAAAAGTATCTGAAGCTTGCCAAAGGCTATCGTGGAGCAGGCAGCCGACTTTACCGCACCGCTCGTGAGCGTGTGGAAAAGGCCTTGTGCAAAGCCTACCGCGACCGCAAACGCAAGAAACGCGAGTTCCGTAAGCTGTGGATCATGCGCATCAACGCCGCTGCTCGTATACACGGCCTTTCCTACAGCCGCTTCATGAACGGTCTTTCCAAGGCCGGCATCGAACTGAACCGCAAAGTCCTGGCTGACATGGCCGTCCGCGACAAGGACGCGTTCGCCAAGATCGCCGAGGCTGCCAAAGTACAGGTTGGCTAA
- the pheS gene encoding phenylalanine--tRNA ligase subunit alpha, translated as MSDELKTFLEGLDSLARECEACKGQAASLNELEEIRVEYLGRKGKLAKSMGALGKMPNEHKPEAGRKANEVKQFLTSLIDGWQAELVRAQDEARLSRFDPSMPGRKPWAGSLHPVTLVMDEISEILVGLGFEHATGPEVENDWHNFEALNIPPEHPARDMQDTLYVSENIVLRTHTSPVQVRSMLGKKPPLAVICPGKVYRRDSDLTHTPMFHQIEGLLVDHEVSMSDLRGTLTAFVRQLFGKKTEVRFRPSFFPFTEPSAEVDISCVMCGGKGHKDGSTCRVCKGTGWVEILGCGMVDPNVFKSVGYDPEVYTGFAFGLGVERVAMLKYGIGDLRMFFENDVRFLEQFA; from the coding sequence GTGAGTGACGAACTCAAGACCTTCCTGGAAGGTCTCGACAGCCTGGCCCGTGAGTGCGAAGCATGCAAGGGCCAGGCTGCTTCATTGAATGAACTTGAGGAAATCCGGGTCGAGTATCTGGGCCGCAAGGGCAAGCTCGCCAAGAGCATGGGCGCCCTTGGCAAGATGCCCAACGAGCATAAGCCCGAGGCTGGCCGAAAGGCCAACGAGGTCAAGCAGTTTCTGACCTCGCTCATCGACGGGTGGCAGGCTGAATTGGTCCGCGCCCAGGATGAGGCCCGGTTGAGCCGTTTCGATCCTTCCATGCCTGGTCGCAAGCCGTGGGCCGGATCGTTGCATCCCGTGACGCTGGTCATGGATGAAATCAGCGAGATTCTGGTGGGACTCGGTTTCGAGCATGCCACCGGTCCGGAAGTTGAAAACGACTGGCACAACTTCGAAGCCCTGAACATTCCGCCCGAGCATCCCGCGCGGGATATGCAGGATACCCTGTATGTTTCCGAAAACATCGTGTTGCGTACTCACACCTCCCCGGTGCAGGTCCGCAGCATGCTGGGCAAGAAGCCGCCCCTGGCGGTCATTTGTCCGGGCAAGGTTTACCGCCGCGACTCCGACCTGACGCACACGCCCATGTTTCATCAGATCGAAGGCCTGCTTGTGGACCATGAGGTTTCCATGAGCGATCTTCGTGGAACCCTGACCGCGTTTGTGCGCCAGCTGTTTGGTAAGAAGACCGAGGTGCGTTTCCGTCCGAGCTTCTTCCCCTTTACCGAGCCGAGTGCAGAGGTGGACATCTCCTGCGTCATGTGCGGCGGCAAGGGCCACAAGGACGGCAGCACCTGTCGCGTGTGCAAGGGAACCGGCTGGGTCGAGATCCTCGGCTGCGGCATGGTTGATCCCAATGTATTCAAGTCCGTTGGATATGATCCCGAGGTCTACACCGGGTTCGCCTTCGGGCTGGGCGTCGAGCGGGTGGCCATGCTCAAGTACGGCATCGGCGACCTGCGCATGTTCTTCGAAAACGACGTTCGTTTCCTCGAACAGTTCGCCTAG
- the pheT gene encoding phenylalanine--tRNA ligase subunit beta has protein sequence MLVSFNWLREFVPFEGEAQELGDRLTMLGLELESIDDPFESVKDLVVGYVVECVKHPEAEKLSVCTVDVGDEVVEIVCGAPNVAKGQKVPVAKVGTVMPDGMKIKKAKLRGVKSFGMICSERELGFSEDHEGIWVLPEDLTVGDKLVDALNLERTVLDFDITPNRADALSMLGFARETALAFDLPLTMPKFNLVEAGGNASDDISIIIDDSELCPLYQARVIREVQTRKSPDWMRFKLLSVGQRPISNVVDVTNYIMFELGQPLHAFDLDRIEKATIRVAPAQDGMKFTTLDDMERTLTARDLLIWDGVKPVALAGVMGGLNSEMTATSSNVLLESAVFRPGTVRKTARRLSLPSEASYRFERGVDQVMNTFALNRAAQLMAETSGGKVTSGIAKNEPTPWQDRNHIYRHDRCMKLLGLDLEPEFAKKVFVLEGCTVDDSNKDEWKVSSPSHRLDLEREVDLYEEVGRVHGLDRIPAVLPRVSKSLEGGCVTAETEYGFVRSLKRWGMGAGLNEAINYSFVGDDDLDRLNLPEEGRVPIANPLSEDQNVMRMDITPGLLNTLKNNLAQGNGHIRIFEVAKKFVADTASDTETAEHLRLGMLLYGPRHAADWPWPQEDADYLDIKGHVEHLLEDHLKLDEPDCVLVKDHPYLEPCINVMIGDELVGVMGQVRPDIADFYHARKSVWMADMDAAKLWNMVRSHKISFKELPKFPPSRRDITVIGPSSLPAGAVRDAIAEIKVPLLESIHLVAEYAPEDNSEERNLSFRLTYRHAKKTLKDKEVEKQHRRVVDELLKKLPVRI, from the coding sequence ATGCTTGTCAGTTTCAATTGGTTGCGCGAATTTGTGCCCTTTGAGGGCGAGGCTCAGGAGTTGGGCGACCGCCTGACCATGCTCGGGCTCGAACTCGAATCCATTGATGATCCGTTTGAATCGGTCAAGGATCTTGTTGTCGGGTACGTTGTCGAGTGCGTGAAGCACCCGGAGGCCGAAAAGCTGTCCGTTTGCACCGTTGACGTGGGCGACGAAGTCGTGGAGATCGTTTGCGGCGCTCCCAACGTGGCAAAAGGGCAGAAAGTGCCCGTTGCCAAGGTCGGCACAGTCATGCCCGACGGCATGAAAATCAAGAAGGCCAAGCTGCGCGGCGTCAAGTCGTTCGGCATGATCTGTTCGGAACGCGAACTCGGTTTTTCCGAAGATCATGAAGGCATCTGGGTATTGCCGGAAGACCTGACTGTGGGCGACAAGTTGGTGGATGCCTTGAATCTTGAACGCACGGTGCTCGATTTCGACATTACGCCCAACAGGGCCGATGCCTTGTCCATGCTGGGATTTGCCCGCGAGACAGCATTGGCCTTCGACCTGCCTCTGACCATGCCCAAGTTCAATCTCGTCGAAGCCGGAGGCAATGCCTCGGATGATATTTCCATCATTATCGACGATTCCGAGTTGTGCCCGCTATATCAGGCCCGGGTCATTCGCGAGGTGCAGACCCGCAAGTCGCCGGACTGGATGCGGTTCAAGTTGCTTTCCGTTGGTCAGCGGCCCATCAGCAACGTTGTGGATGTGACCAACTACATCATGTTCGAGTTGGGGCAGCCCCTGCATGCCTTTGATCTGGACCGCATCGAAAAAGCCACCATCCGTGTTGCTCCGGCACAGGACGGCATGAAGTTCACCACCCTGGACGACATGGAGCGCACGTTGACCGCGCGTGACCTGCTGATCTGGGACGGCGTCAAGCCCGTGGCCCTTGCCGGCGTCATGGGCGGGCTCAACTCTGAAATGACGGCAACCAGTTCCAATGTGTTGCTGGAGTCCGCCGTGTTCCGGCCCGGCACCGTCCGCAAGACCGCCCGCAGGCTTTCCCTGCCCAGCGAGGCGTCGTATCGCTTTGAGCGCGGGGTGGATCAGGTCATGAACACTTTTGCCCTGAATCGGGCCGCCCAACTCATGGCCGAGACTTCCGGCGGAAAGGTGACCTCCGGCATTGCCAAGAATGAACCGACCCCGTGGCAGGACCGCAACCACATTTACCGCCATGACCGTTGCATGAAATTGCTCGGTCTGGACCTTGAGCCGGAATTTGCCAAGAAGGTCTTTGTGCTCGAAGGCTGTACGGTGGACGATTCGAACAAAGACGAGTGGAAAGTTTCATCGCCTTCACATCGTCTTGATCTGGAACGTGAGGTCGACCTGTATGAAGAGGTGGGCCGGGTTCACGGCCTGGACAGGATTCCCGCAGTGCTTCCGCGTGTTTCCAAATCCCTTGAAGGCGGCTGCGTGACCGCGGAAACCGAATACGGTTTTGTGCGTTCACTCAAGCGTTGGGGGATGGGGGCCGGACTCAACGAGGCCATCAACTACAGTTTTGTGGGGGACGACGATCTCGATCGCCTGAACCTTCCCGAGGAAGGCCGGGTGCCCATAGCCAACCCGCTTTCTGAAGATCAGAATGTCATGCGCATGGATATTACTCCGGGCCTTCTGAATACGCTCAAGAACAACCTTGCTCAGGGTAATGGTCATATTCGCATTTTCGAGGTAGCCAAGAAATTTGTGGCCGACACCGCGTCCGACACGGAAACCGCCGAGCACCTGCGGCTCGGCATGTTGCTGTATGGCCCGCGCCATGCCGCAGACTGGCCGTGGCCCCAGGAAGATGCCGATTATCTGGATATCAAGGGCCATGTCGAACATCTGCTTGAGGACCATCTCAAACTGGATGAACCGGATTGCGTGTTGGTCAAGGATCACCCCTACCTTGAGCCGTGCATCAACGTCATGATCGGCGACGAACTGGTGGGCGTCATGGGGCAGGTTCGGCCCGACATTGCGGATTTCTACCATGCGCGCAAGTCCGTATGGATGGCGGACATGGATGCTGCCAAGCTGTGGAACATGGTGCGTTCGCACAAGATCAGCTTCAAGGAACTGCCCAAGTTCCCGCCGAGCCGGCGCGACATCACGGTCATTGGTCCCTCTTCCCTGCCTGCGGGCGCGGTGCGGGACGCCATTGCCGAAATCAAGGTGCCGCTGCTGGAGTCCATCCATCTTGTCGCGGAATATGCTCCCGAAGACAACAGCGAAGAGCGCAACCTCTCCTTCCGTTTGACGTATCGTCATGCCAAGAAGACCCTCAAGGACAAGGAAGTCGAGAAGCAGCACAGGCGCGTGGTGGATGAATTGCTCAAGAAGTTGCCTGTGCGCATTTAA
- the mgtE gene encoding magnesium transporter translates to MRNSFSSAELQRLLHTNDHKGLTALCEAAHPASVAHAVAEFGLRDSVAVFDQLPLHVATDVFSHLHTAHQERIMEGLSRRRLTGLVSSMQPDDRAALLRSLPDRCRDAILPGLAQAERDDILRLMAYPSHSAGAVMTSEYVSLAPQMSAREAIDTFRLVAPDRETVYYAYVLDDDRKLVGVLSLRELILARPESLVHEIMKTRVLSVRAEQDREEAVEIIARYNLLALPVLDEQDRLVGIITHDDALDVLQNEHTEDMEKFMAIGGRHETGTYVNTPSWRHFVNRAPWVMGLAVLGLVSGSIIHSFEDSLMHLVILALYMPMLADTGGNTGSQSATVVIRAIALGEVKPGDGLRIMFKELKISLLLAAVLSVMAFGKVLLLSHGVVLPVGISLYSLGLAVAVALGVQVVTATLVGAMLPMIASRLRMDPAVVASPALTTVVDITGLLIYFTTARLLLGV, encoded by the coding sequence ATGCGTAATTCTTTTTCTTCGGCAGAGCTTCAACGCCTGCTGCACACCAATGACCATAAAGGGCTTACGGCCCTGTGCGAAGCCGCACATCCGGCTTCCGTAGCTCATGCGGTTGCCGAATTCGGTCTCCGTGATTCGGTGGCGGTTTTCGATCAACTGCCGCTACACGTTGCGACCGATGTATTTTCCCATCTTCACACGGCCCATCAGGAGCGAATCATGGAAGGCTTGAGCCGCCGTCGATTGACGGGGCTTGTCTCTTCCATGCAGCCGGACGACCGCGCGGCCCTGCTGCGTTCTTTGCCTGACCGATGCAGGGATGCGATTTTGCCGGGGCTTGCACAGGCCGAACGTGACGACATACTGCGGCTCATGGCGTATCCTTCCCATTCGGCAGGTGCGGTCATGACTTCAGAATATGTTTCGCTTGCCCCGCAAATGAGTGCACGAGAGGCCATCGATACCTTTCGGCTTGTGGCGCCGGATCGCGAGACCGTCTATTACGCCTATGTGCTGGACGACGACCGGAAACTGGTGGGAGTGCTTTCCCTGCGGGAGCTCATTCTGGCCCGGCCTGAAAGTCTTGTTCATGAAATCATGAAAACGCGCGTGCTTTCCGTCCGAGCTGAACAGGACAGGGAAGAGGCTGTGGAGATCATCGCCCGCTACAATCTGCTTGCTCTGCCTGTGCTGGACGAACAGGACAGGTTGGTGGGCATCATAACCCATGATGATGCCCTGGACGTTTTGCAGAACGAGCATACCGAGGACATGGAAAAGTTCATGGCCATCGGAGGCCGGCACGAAACCGGCACCTATGTGAATACGCCGTCGTGGCGTCATTTCGTGAACCGGGCACCCTGGGTCATGGGGCTGGCTGTGTTGGGATTGGTTTCCGGCAGCATCATCCACAGTTTTGAGGATTCCCTGATGCATTTGGTTATTCTCGCCCTGTATATGCCTATGCTGGCGGATACGGGGGGCAACACGGGAAGTCAGTCGGCCACCGTAGTCATTCGTGCCATCGCGCTGGGCGAGGTGAAGCCCGGGGATGGCTTGCGCATCATGTTCAAGGAATTGAAGATATCACTGTTGTTGGCGGCAGTGCTTTCGGTGATGGCCTTCGGCAAGGTACTTTTGCTTTCACATGGCGTGGTACTGCCTGTCGGCATCTCCCTGTATTCCCTAGGGCTGGCTGTTGCCGTTGCCTTGGGGGTGCAGGTGGTTACGGCAACTCTTGTCGGAGCCATGTTGCCGATGATTGCCTCAAGGTTGCGTATGGATCCGGCGGTGGTCGCCAGCCCCGCCCTGACCACCGTGGTGGATATTACCGGGCTGCTCATTTATTTCACCACAGCCCGGCTGCTGCTCGGCGTATAA
- a CDS encoding glycine betaine ABC transporter substrate-binding protein, which produces MKLMKMLCVALLMLALSVPAFAGKGKVTLAYVEWDCAAASTNVVKAVLQERMGYEVEIIPVAAAAMWQALGTGDADAMVTAWLPVTHAAYLEKVKDKVEDLGPIVGGAKLGWAVPSYVTIDSITQLNENADKFDGKIIGIDPGAGLMALSEEAMKEYGLDKMELIEGSGATMTATLANAIRDNKWVVVTAWSPHWMFGKWDLKYLEDPKKVLGEEEHIDTVVRKGLKEDMPEVYAFLDKFSYKDANQLQMIMAWNQEKGADRYKNAVRFINENKEQVDSWLK; this is translated from the coding sequence ATGAAACTGATGAAAATGCTTTGTGTCGCTCTGCTGATGCTGGCCCTTTCCGTCCCCGCCTTTGCCGGCAAAGGCAAAGTCACGCTTGCCTATGTGGAATGGGATTGCGCCGCAGCCAGCACCAATGTGGTTAAAGCTGTATTGCAGGAACGCATGGGTTACGAGGTTGAAATCATTCCGGTTGCCGCTGCCGCCATGTGGCAGGCCCTGGGAACCGGCGACGCAGATGCCATGGTCACCGCATGGCTGCCCGTCACCCATGCCGCATACCTCGAAAAGGTTAAAGACAAGGTCGAAGACCTCGGTCCCATCGTGGGCGGAGCCAAGCTTGGCTGGGCCGTTCCCTCCTATGTGACCATCGACTCCATCACCCAGCTCAATGAAAATGCCGACAAATTCGACGGCAAGATCATCGGCATCGATCCGGGCGCAGGCCTGATGGCCCTTTCCGAAGAGGCCATGAAGGAATACGGTCTGGACAAGATGGAACTGATCGAAGGTTCCGGCGCAACCATGACCGCCACCCTGGCCAACGCCATCCGCGACAACAAGTGGGTTGTGGTCACCGCGTGGTCGCCCCACTGGATGTTCGGCAAATGGGACCTCAAGTACCTTGAAGACCCCAAGAAAGTGCTGGGCGAGGAAGAACACATTGATACCGTCGTCCGCAAGGGCCTCAAGGAAGACATGCCTGAAGTCTATGCTTTCCTGGACAAGTTCTCCTACAAGGATGCCAACCAGCTGCAGATGATCATGGCCTGGAACCAGGAAAAGGGCGCCGACCGCTACAAGAACGCTGTGCGCTTCATCAACGAGAACAAGGAACAGGTTGATTCCTGGCTCAAGTAG
- a CDS encoding ABC transporter permease, which yields MQIPRIPLGEGIEAFINFLVDHCAFATKALSAVLESGLDVLEDAMLAVPPLIFILVVSLLAWRLSKKKSIGLFALFGLLLILNIGLWKATVSTIALVLIATLIAIAIGVPLGIGAAMSGQIHKIVMPTLDVMQTMPAFVYLIPAIPFFGLGKVAAIFSTVIFAMPPAIRLTCLGIKQVPPELVECAEAFGSNRSQRLFKLELPLAMPTIMAGVNQTVMLALSMVVIAAMIGAKGLGGEVWKAIQRLQMGNGFEAGIGIVIVAMILDRVLQKVGTKKRN from the coding sequence ATGCAAATTCCTAGAATACCCCTCGGAGAAGGCATTGAAGCCTTTATCAACTTCCTGGTGGACCATTGCGCCTTTGCAACCAAAGCCCTTTCCGCGGTTCTGGAGAGCGGTCTTGATGTGCTGGAAGACGCCATGCTGGCCGTACCGCCGCTCATCTTCATCCTTGTTGTTTCGCTGCTGGCCTGGCGCCTTTCGAAGAAAAAAAGCATTGGCCTGTTCGCTCTGTTCGGGCTTCTGCTTATTTTGAACATCGGGCTGTGGAAGGCTACTGTCAGTACAATAGCCCTCGTGCTCATCGCCACGCTTATCGCCATCGCCATCGGCGTGCCGCTGGGCATCGGCGCGGCCATGAGCGGCCAGATTCACAAGATCGTCATGCCCACGCTGGATGTCATGCAGACCATGCCGGCGTTCGTCTACCTCATCCCGGCCATTCCGTTCTTCGGCCTCGGCAAGGTAGCGGCCATTTTCTCCACGGTCATATTCGCCATGCCCCCGGCCATCCGCCTGACCTGCCTCGGCATCAAACAGGTTCCACCAGAGCTTGTGGAATGCGCCGAAGCCTTCGGCTCCAACAGATCGCAACGCCTGTTCAAGCTGGAATTGCCACTGGCCATGCCCACCATCATGGCAGGCGTAAACCAGACCGTCATGTTGGCCCTGTCCATGGTTGTCATCGCTGCCATGATCGGTGCAAAGGGCCTTGGTGGAGAAGTGTGGAAAGCCATTCAGCGCCTGCAGATGGGCAACGGTTTCGAAGCCGGTATCGGCATTGTCATCGTGGCCATGATTCTGGACCGGGTGCTGCAGAAAGTTGGCACTAAAAAAAGAAACTAA
- a CDS encoding quaternary amine ABC transporter ATP-binding protein, with protein sequence MSKIKVENLYKIFGSAPKKVMKMLEAGASKDEIMEKTKHGVGVNNASFSVEEGEIVVVMGLSGSGKSTLVRCINRLIQPTSGNVWIDGQNVTQLDRNELREMRLKKLGMVFQNFALFPHRTVVQNAEYGLEIEGIDPATRREKAMEALSLVGLDGWEDSYPTQLSGGMQQRVGLARALALDPDILLMDEAFSALDPLIRRDMQDELINLQDKMQKTILFISHDLDEALKIGDRIVLMKDGAIVQIGTPEDILTNPADEYVARFVETADITQVLTAETVMKKSEAVASLKNDGPRAALRKMKTNAISCLITLNASHQVVGVVTAEDCRDLVAKGERDLNSILIKDPATVLPDTPAAELIQIIYDLPYPLAVVDENKKLKGVIVRGRLLAALAERGNIDANS encoded by the coding sequence ATGAGTAAAATCAAAGTTGAAAACCTTTACAAAATCTTTGGTTCAGCTCCCAAGAAAGTCATGAAAATGCTTGAAGCGGGTGCGTCCAAAGATGAAATCATGGAAAAGACAAAACACGGCGTGGGCGTCAACAACGCCTCCTTCTCCGTTGAAGAAGGGGAAATCGTCGTTGTAATGGGACTTTCCGGCTCAGGAAAGTCCACACTGGTTCGCTGTATCAACCGCCTGATTCAACCCACCTCGGGCAACGTATGGATCGACGGACAAAACGTCACGCAGCTCGATCGCAACGAACTGAGAGAGATGCGGTTAAAAAAGTTGGGCATGGTTTTTCAGAACTTTGCGCTCTTTCCGCACAGAACCGTGGTCCAAAACGCGGAATACGGCCTTGAAATCGAAGGCATTGACCCTGCGACCCGACGCGAAAAGGCCATGGAAGCCCTGTCGCTGGTCGGGCTTGATGGCTGGGAAGATTCGTATCCGACCCAACTTTCCGGTGGCATGCAGCAACGAGTGGGCCTTGCCCGCGCCCTGGCGCTGGACCCGGACATCCTGCTCATGGACGAGGCCTTCAGTGCGCTCGACCCGCTCATCCGGCGCGACATGCAGGACGAGCTGATCAATCTGCAGGACAAAATGCAGAAAACAATTCTCTTCATCAGCCATGACCTTGACGAAGCGCTCAAGATCGGCGACCGCATTGTGCTCATGAAGGATGGCGCCATCGTGCAGATAGGCACTCCCGAAGATATCCTTACAAATCCGGCCGACGAATACGTGGCCCGATTCGTCGAGACTGCCGACATCACCCAGGTGCTCACTGCGGAAACCGTTATGAAAAAATCCGAAGCCGTGGCCAGCCTGAAAAACGATGGTCCTCGAGCAGCTCTGCGAAAAATGAAAACCAACGCCATTTCCTGCCTCATCACCCTCAACGCTTCGCACCAGGTGGTCGGCGTGGTTACGGCAGAAGACTGCCGCGACCTGGTGGCCAAGGGAGAACGGGACCTGAACTCCATCCTGATCAAGGATCCTGCCACAGTGTTGCCCGACACCCCGGCCGCAGAACTGATACAGATTATCTACGACCTGCCGTATCCGCTCGCAGTGGTGGATGAAAACAAAAAACTCAAGGGCGTCATCGTCCGGGGCCGCCTGCTGGCCGCTCTCGCCGAAAGGGGGAACATTGATGCAAATTCCTAG